In Pleurocapsa sp. PCC 7319, the following are encoded in one genomic region:
- a CDS encoding YifB family Mg chelatase-like AAA ATPase, giving the protein MLARVWSAAIAGINAIKVGVEVDVSGGLPKIVIVGLPDVAVQESRERVKAALKNADFAFPVRKIVINLTPADLRKEGPCFDLPISMGILAASEQVDPQLLGDYLFYGEVSLDGTLRPVSGVLPIAAAATNMGIAGLIVPRGNAQEAAVVKDIAVYGFDNLKQVASFLNQPDKYQPITVEHQLPSSLSRPPIPNLKDVKGQVHARRALEIAAAGGHNLIFVGPPGSGKTMLAKRLPGILPSLSFPEALEVSQIHSVAGLLKDRGRLITERPFRSPHHSASGPSLVGGGSYPRPGEISLAHKGLLFLDELTEFKRNVLEYLRQPLEDGQVTISRTRQSVVFPAQFTLVASTNPCPCGYFGDPIQNCTCSPRQRENYWAKLSGPLMDRIDLQVAVNRLKPEEMTRQTFGEDSQDVRERVVTARKLAEKRFQGETGISCNAEMRSPHLREFCILDDDSRNLLEGAIRKLGLSARAMDRVLKVSRTIADLAGDRHLQSHHLAEAIQYRTIDRMQ; this is encoded by the coding sequence AGCAATCGCAGGTATTAATGCCATCAAGGTAGGTGTAGAAGTTGATGTTTCTGGTGGACTGCCCAAGATTGTCATTGTGGGATTACCGGATGTGGCAGTGCAAGAATCGAGAGAGAGAGTTAAAGCTGCTCTCAAAAATGCTGATTTTGCCTTTCCAGTACGTAAAATTGTGATTAATCTCACTCCCGCAGATTTACGTAAAGAAGGACCATGCTTTGATTTGCCTATTAGTATGGGTATTTTAGCCGCATCAGAACAGGTAGATCCGCAGTTGTTAGGAGATTATTTGTTTTATGGTGAAGTTTCTTTAGATGGTACTTTAAGACCAGTATCTGGAGTACTGCCAATTGCTGCCGCTGCTACCAATATGGGAATTGCTGGATTAATTGTGCCTCGCGGCAATGCTCAGGAAGCAGCAGTTGTCAAAGATATTGCAGTATATGGATTTGACAATCTCAAGCAAGTAGCAAGCTTTCTCAATCAACCAGATAAGTATCAGCCCATCACAGTAGAACACCAACTTCCATCCAGCCTATCTCGACCGCCAATACCTAATCTCAAGGACGTTAAAGGTCAGGTTCACGCCAGACGAGCCTTAGAAATTGCCGCAGCGGGAGGACATAATCTAATATTTGTTGGTCCCCCTGGTAGTGGCAAAACAATGCTGGCTAAAAGACTTCCAGGTATTTTACCAAGTCTTTCTTTCCCCGAAGCATTGGAAGTTTCCCAGATTCATTCTGTTGCTGGTTTGCTCAAAGATCGAGGACGATTAATTACAGAAAGACCGTTTCGTAGCCCTCATCATTCGGCATCTGGTCCTTCTTTGGTGGGAGGTGGTAGCTATCCACGCCCTGGTGAAATCTCCTTAGCCCACAAAGGTCTGCTTTTTTTGGATGAGTTGACAGAGTTTAAACGCAATGTACTGGAATATTTGCGTCAACCTCTTGAAGACGGTCAGGTAACGATTTCCCGTACTCGACAATCGGTAGTTTTTCCGGCTCAGTTCACCTTGGTTGCTAGTACAAATCCCTGTCCCTGTGGTTATTTTGGCGATCCAATTCAAAACTGTACCTGTTCTCCTCGGCAAAGAGAAAATTACTGGGCAAAATTATCTGGACCGTTAATGGATCGGATTGATTTGCAGGTAGCGGTTAACCGTCTTAAACCAGAAGAAATGACCAGACAAACTTTTGGAGAGGATTCTCAAGACGTGAGAGAAAGAGTGGTTACTGCCCGAAAGCTAGCAGAAAAGCGTTTTCAGGGGGAAACCGGAATTAGCTGCAACGCCGAAATGCGATCACCCCACCTGCGAGAATTTTGTATCTTAGATGATGACAGCCGCAATTTATTAGAAGGGGCAATACGCAAACTAGGTTTATCTGCTAGAGCGATGGATCGGGTGTTAAAAGTATCTCGGACTATTGCTGACTTAGCAGGCGATCGCCACTTACAAAGTCATCATTTAGCAGAAGCCATTCAGTATCGCACCATAGATAGAATGCAATAG